The proteins below are encoded in one region of Silene latifolia isolate original U9 population chromosome 2, ASM4854445v1, whole genome shotgun sequence:
- the LOC141641118 gene encoding agamous-like MADS-box protein AGL62, giving the protein MEEVSKTPNKGKRKIPIEPITNKTRKQVTFSKRRGGLFKKGSELCSLCGANVAIITFSGAGKLFGFGHPSAESVVQRYINSTKNNKIKFNQHFGNNNDGNDNDNSNYNYDYGKFSKQYKDIIGQIEAEKRAISSTNTNNNVNNDNGNLFWWDNVNIDELKLVELEQFKVALEGLRNDVICRVDEINQSSMCYVPQNFRFSTRDGNIAAHCQGFDEFTTDWADHEMGKENLHQVPLSADSVLDLGMKAQKPDIF; this is encoded by the coding sequence ATGGAAGAAGTATCAAAAACACCAAACAAAGGGAAGAGAAAGATCCCAATAGAGCCTATAACAAACAAAACAAGGAAGCAAGTAACATTCTCGAAGCGACGAGGCGGGTTATTTAAGAAGGGCAGTGAACTATGTTCCTTATGTGGTGCTAATGTTGCTATAATCACTTTCTCTGGTGCAGGCAAGCTTTTTGGTTTTGGTCATCCTAGTGCTGAGTCTGTCGTTCAACGTTATATTAATTctactaaaaataataaaattaaatttaACCAACATTTTGGCAATAATAATGAtggtaatgataatgataatagtaACTATAATTATGATTATGGTAAGTTTTCTAAGCAATATAAGGATATTATAGGCCAGATTGAGGCCGAAAAGAGGGCTATTTCATCAACAAATActaataataatgttaataatgATAATGGTAATTTGTTTTGGTGGGATAACGtcaatattgatgaattaaaGTTAGTTGAACTCGAACAATTTAAGGTTGCTTTGGAAGGGCTAAGGAATGATGTTATTTGTCGGGTCGATGAGATTAATCAATCCTCGATGTGTTATGTGCCTCAAAACTTTCGTTTTAGTACAAGGGACGGAAATATAGCTGCTCATTGTCAAGGTTTCGACGAGTTTACTACTGATTGGGCTGATcatgagatgggaaaagaaaacTTACATCAAGTGCCATTATCAGCCGATTCTGTACTTGACTTGGGTATGAAAGCACAAAAGCCTGATATCTTTTga